TAGGCCTGCGCCACCCGCTCGGCGCGGGACGGGTCGGTGTCGCAGACGGCGACGAGGTCGATGGGGGCGAACCGGAGCGCCGGCAGGATCGCCATCCACGCGTGGCTGCCGCAGCCGACCAGACCGAGCCTCACCCGTGTGGTCATCCGAACGCCTCCCCCGGTGGTGCTTGCCGGCCGAGGCCGAGCCGGTCGCCGATCACGTCGACCAGGGCCAGCGTCCGGGCCGCGCTGTGCAGGTCGGATTCGCAGGTCGCCGTACCCCGGACGACATCCTGGAAGTGCCGCAGCGCCGGACCGAAACCCATCGTGTCGACCGTCGTGTTCACCTGGTCGGGGATGGAGTAGTTCGGCCGCCACCGCTGCTCGGGGCCCTCCGGGGGCCGCAGCACGCAGGTGTCCACGTTGTCGACCAGGACCGAGCTGCCCGACCCGAACACCTCCACCGACTCGTTGTGCTGCTGCCAGCTCCCGGTGGTGCCGAGTTGCAGGCTGACCACCGCGCCGGACTCCGCCCGAGCGGCGACGGACAGCGCGTGCCGACCGCCGTCGCTGCGTCCCCGGGTCACGTGCAGGTCGTGGAGTTCACCGAGCAGGAACCGGGCCAGATCGAGATGGTGCACCGGGTTGTCGACCAGGTAGTCGTCGAGGCCGACGCCCATGTCACCCATGACGAAGGTGAAGGTGGCCAGCGAGGGCGCCCCGAACGAGGGATCCGCCAGCGCCGCCCGGGCCTGCCGGTAGGCCGGCGCGAACCGCTTCATGTAGCCGACCATCACCGGGACACCAGCCTCGGCGCTCAGCGCCGCGAGTCGGCCCGCCTCGGCCGATCCGCCGGCGCCCGGCTTCTCGGCGAAGACG
Above is a window of Micromonospora rifamycinica DNA encoding:
- a CDS encoding Gfo/Idh/MocA family protein, whose protein sequence is MRVGVVGCGRHATSVLLPALVQLGFDVAAVCARRLASAQAAAARFGARAAYADPAAMLRREGVEAVVACLPPSVYGEVVRACVEARVPVFAEKPGAGGSAEAGRLAALSAEAGVPVMVGYMKRFAPAYRQARAALADPSFGAPSLATFTFVMGDMGVGLDDYLVDNPVHHLDLARFLLGELHDLHVTRGRSDGGRHALSVAARAESGAVVSLQLGTTGSWQQHNESVEVFGSGSSVLVDNVDTCVLRPPEGPEQRWRPNYSIPDQVNTTVDTMGFGPALRHFQDVVRGTATCESDLHSAARTLALVDVIGDRLGLGRQAPPGEAFG